The Methanothrix sp. genome has a segment encoding these proteins:
- the fni gene encoding type 2 isopentenyl-diphosphate Delta-isomerase — translation MSTSSRKIDHIRICLESPVESRETASRPFDDLVFVHRALPEIDEEDIDTSCRFLGKRLSAPLMISAMTGGHPSVKRINENLAKAASELGLAMGVGSQRAALEDGRLRDTFSVVRDAAPDIPLVGNIGAVQLKRSGPGILDQLAEMIDADAIAVHLNFLQESIQPEGDRDAFGVAGALREAAKGPVPIIVKETGAGISRETAASLADAGVKMIDVSGQGGLSWAGVETYRAAEIGDSELEEMGRLFWSWGIPTPVSIVECRSAGLDVISSGGIRSGLDVAKSLSLGAGLAGIALPMLKPATKDAESVIKALSPYLRALRICMFLTGCRRVGELEGVPLVVLGRTREWLEARGYDLREFSAYRELTK, via the coding sequence TTGAGCACCTCCAGCCGGAAGATCGACCATATCCGAATCTGTCTGGAGAGCCCGGTGGAGTCCAGGGAGACGGCCTCCAGGCCCTTTGATGATCTGGTGTTTGTCCACAGAGCCCTCCCGGAGATCGATGAGGAGGATATCGATACCTCCTGCCGGTTCCTGGGAAAGAGGCTGTCTGCACCGCTCATGATCAGCGCCATGACCGGGGGCCATCCCAGCGTCAAGAGGATCAATGAGAATCTGGCCAAAGCCGCCTCTGAGCTGGGGCTGGCCATGGGGGTGGGCTCGCAGAGGGCGGCTTTGGAGGACGGGAGGCTGAGGGATACCTTCTCAGTGGTGCGGGATGCTGCGCCCGATATACCTCTGGTGGGGAATATCGGGGCGGTACAACTGAAAAGGTCCGGCCCCGGGATCCTGGATCAGCTGGCAGAGATGATAGATGCCGATGCCATCGCCGTTCATCTGAACTTTCTGCAGGAGAGCATCCAGCCGGAGGGGGATAGAGATGCCTTCGGGGTGGCTGGGGCGCTGAGGGAGGCAGCAAAAGGGCCGGTTCCCATAATCGTCAAGGAGACGGGGGCGGGCATATCGAGGGAGACGGCGGCCAGCCTGGCGGATGCGGGCGTTAAGATGATAGATGTCTCCGGCCAGGGAGGTCTCTCCTGGGCCGGGGTTGAGACCTACAGGGCGGCAGAGATAGGTGACAGTGAGCTGGAGGAGATGGGAAGGCTCTTTTGGAGCTGGGGAATTCCCACCCCCGTTAGCATAGTCGAGTGCCGGTCAGCGGGCCTGGATGTCATCTCCTCGGGAGGGATAAGGAGCGGACTGGATGTGGCCAAGAGCCTCTCCCTGGGGGCAGGCCTGGCCGGGATTGCCCTTCCCATGCTCAAGCCGGCGACAAAGGATGCTGAATCGGTGATCAAAGCCCTGAGCCCCTATCTGCGTGCTCTGAGGATCTGTATGTTCCTTACCGGTTGCAGAAGGGTTGGGGAGCTGGAAGGGGTCCCTCTCGTGGTTCTAGGAAGGACCAGAGAGTGGCTGGAGGCCCGGGGTTATGATTTGAGAGAGTTTTCTGCTTATAGAGAGTTGACAAAATGA
- a CDS encoding polyprenyl synthetase family protein, whose translation MMDKELEERAALVTAAIEELLPVKHPRGLYEASRHLVDSGGKRLRPSMLLLAAQAAGGEAQALAPAAVSIELVHNFTLIHDDIMDNADVRRGRPAVHKIWGQSGAILAGDTLYSKAFQVLGMTAASPERILAAMNMLSRTCTAICEGQWLDMEFESRERVTEQEYMEMIEKKTGVLYGASAGMGAILVGASPEVVGAMDEFGRLTGMGFQLQDDVIDLMTPERVSGKRQGGDLIEGKKTLIMIHAFANDVVVPVFGRKDASEEEISRSISILQESGSIDYARSRAEEMVVRGKRALDVLPSSPAKETMLELADYMIRRRY comes from the coding sequence ATGATGGATAAAGAGCTGGAGGAGCGCGCTGCCCTGGTGACGGCTGCTATTGAAGAGCTGCTGCCGGTGAAGCATCCGCGCGGCCTGTATGAAGCGAGCCGGCACCTGGTGGACTCCGGCGGAAAGAGATTGAGGCCATCGATGCTGCTCTTGGCGGCACAGGCCGCCGGGGGAGAGGCTCAGGCCCTGGCGCCGGCGGCGGTATCCATTGAATTGGTTCATAACTTCACCCTCATTCATGATGACATCATGGACAATGCCGATGTGCGGCGGGGCAGGCCTGCAGTGCATAAGATCTGGGGACAGTCGGGGGCCATTCTGGCTGGCGATACCCTATACTCGAAGGCCTTTCAGGTCCTGGGGATGACTGCCGCCAGCCCGGAGCGAATTCTGGCTGCTATGAATATGCTCTCCCGCACCTGCACAGCGATATGCGAGGGCCAGTGGCTGGATATGGAGTTCGAGTCCCGGGAGCGGGTGACTGAGCAGGAGTACATGGAGATGATCGAGAAGAAGACGGGAGTTCTCTATGGCGCTTCTGCCGGTATGGGGGCGATCCTGGTTGGTGCGTCCCCCGAGGTGGTAGGGGCGATGGATGAGTTCGGCCGGCTGACGGGCATGGGGTTTCAGCTCCAGGATGATGTCATCGATCTCATGACCCCGGAACGGGTCTCGGGGAAGAGGCAGGGGGGGGATCTGATCGAGGGGAAGAAGACACTGATCATGATCCATGCCTTTGCCAATGATGTTGTGGTGCCGGTCTTCGGCAGGAAGGATGCCTCGGAGGAGGAGATCTCCCGGTCGATCTCCATTCTCCAGGAGAGCGGCTCGATTGATTATGCCCGGTCCAGGGCAGAGGAGATGGTGGTCAGGGGCAAGAGGGCACTGGACGTCCTGCCCTCCTCACCGGCCAAGGAGACGATGCTGGAGCTGGCCGATTATATGATCAGGAGAAGGTATTAG
- a CDS encoding isopentenyl phosphate kinase, whose protein sequence is MVRVLKIGGSILTDKSGERGAIQEEIERVAREVATRPQDLVLVHGAGSFGHIPARQYGLPQRFSPEGLRVTHESVVRLNHLLLEALAGAGVDSLPVHPLSCLTLSGGRIESFAIEPITKMLECGIMPLLHGDVAMDLTGGAGIVSGDQLVSYLARALQAEVVAVGCNVDGVLLSGRPLAEVQRSDLPRIEGAVGGSAGIDVTGGMRGKLDELLELADAGIGAMIFNASREGNIVRVLQGEAIGTKIWRAD, encoded by the coding sequence TTGGTTCGAGTCTTGAAGATCGGGGGAAGCATCCTGACTGATAAGAGCGGCGAGAGGGGGGCCATCCAGGAGGAGATCGAGCGGGTGGCAAGGGAGGTGGCTACCAGGCCTCAGGATCTGGTGCTGGTGCACGGAGCCGGATCCTTTGGGCATATCCCTGCCCGGCAATATGGCCTGCCTCAGAGGTTCAGCCCGGAGGGCTTGAGGGTGACCCATGAGTCGGTGGTCAGGCTCAACCACCTTCTGCTGGAGGCCCTGGCTGGAGCGGGGGTCGATTCCCTTCCTGTCCACCCCCTCTCCTGCCTCACCCTCTCCGGGGGAAGGATAGAGAGCTTTGCCATCGAGCCGATAACAAAGATGCTTGAATGCGGGATCATGCCCCTCCTGCACGGGGATGTGGCCATGGACTTGACAGGGGGAGCGGGAATAGTCTCCGGGGACCAGCTGGTGAGCTACCTGGCACGGGCTCTGCAGGCAGAGGTGGTGGCAGTGGGCTGCAATGTGGACGGGGTGCTCCTCTCAGGCCGGCCTCTGGCAGAGGTACAAAGATCTGATCTTCCCCGGATTGAGGGAGCAGTAGGAGGAAGCGCGGGGATCGATGTCACCGGCGGGATGAGAGGAAAGCTCGACGAGCTGCTGGAGCTGGCCGATGCGGGCATAGGCGCAATGATATTCAATGCCTCCCGGGAAGGGAACATCGTGCGGGTCCTGCAGGGCGAGGCCATAGGGACGAAGATCTGGAGGGCGGATTGA
- a CDS encoding RNase J family beta-CASP ribonuclease has product MKDIAIIAVGGYNEIGRNMTAIRIGKDIIVMDMGIRLDRVQIHEDTDVESLHAEDLISIGAIPDDSIMQSVDGKVRAIACTHGHLDHIGAISKLAHKYHAPIIASPFTADLISQEIRSEKIFGVNNPLKTMDAGERFQVTPDIELEFVRVQHSIVDCVFAAIHTPKGIIVYANDFKIDRTPTLGEAPDFARLRALGREGVLALITETTNASISGKTPSEQIAKDLVMDVLIGTEETRSGVLVTTFSSHIARIRAIIEAAHRMGRKPILLGRSMEKYWGTAVRTGYAHQGEVSVFGRRKSVDKALKRIMNEGKDKYLPIMTGHQGEPGAILSRVANGETDLQVESGDKVVFSAGIIPQPLNESNRHTVVTKLKMRGGRIYDNVHVSGHACREDHWELLRMINPEHVIPSHGTLASHGSYLMIAEETGYSLGSNIHLVRNGQELLID; this is encoded by the coding sequence ATGAAAGATATTGCGATAATCGCCGTCGGTGGCTATAATGAGATCGGCCGCAATATGACGGCAATAAGGATAGGAAAAGATATCATTGTAATGGATATGGGGATCAGACTGGACCGGGTGCAGATTCATGAGGATACCGATGTGGAATCCCTGCATGCCGAGGATCTGATCAGCATAGGCGCCATTCCCGATGACAGCATAATGCAGAGCGTTGACGGAAAGGTCAGAGCTATTGCCTGCACTCATGGCCACCTTGATCATATCGGGGCCATCTCCAAGCTGGCTCACAAGTACCATGCTCCGATCATCGCATCGCCCTTCACTGCAGATCTGATAAGCCAGGAGATCAGGTCGGAGAAGATCTTCGGGGTGAACAATCCCCTGAAGACTATGGATGCCGGAGAGAGGTTTCAGGTCACGCCCGATATCGAGCTGGAGTTCGTGCGGGTGCAGCACAGCATTGTGGACTGCGTCTTTGCCGCCATTCATACTCCCAAAGGGATCATAGTCTATGCCAATGACTTCAAGATCGATCGCACGCCGACACTGGGCGAGGCGCCGGATTTCGCCCGGCTGAGGGCTCTGGGAAGGGAGGGGGTGTTGGCTCTGATCACTGAGACCACCAATGCCTCCATCTCCGGAAAGACGCCCTCTGAGCAGATAGCCAAGGATCTGGTGATGGACGTTCTCATAGGCACTGAGGAGACCAGGTCCGGGGTATTGGTCACCACCTTCTCCTCCCATATCGCCCGGATCAGAGCGATAATCGAGGCTGCCCATAGGATGGGGAGAAAGCCTATTCTCCTGGGCCGGTCCATGGAGAAGTACTGGGGGACGGCGGTGCGGACTGGATATGCCCATCAGGGTGAGGTCTCTGTCTTCGGGAGGAGAAAGTCGGTGGACAAAGCCTTAAAGAGGATCATGAATGAGGGCAAGGACAAGTATCTGCCCATCATGACCGGCCATCAGGGTGAGCCGGGGGCGATACTGAGCCGGGTGGCCAATGGAGAGACCGATCTTCAGGTGGAGTCGGGGGATAAGGTGGTCTTCTCTGCGGGCATCATACCCCAGCCCCTGAATGAATCCAACCGCCATACCGTTGTGACCAAGCTGAAGATGAGGGGAGGCAGGATCTATGACAATGTTCATGTCTCCGGGCATGCCTGCCGGGAGGATCACTGGGAGTTGCTGCGGATGATCAATCCAGAGCATGTCATACCAAGCCACGGGACTCTGGCCAGCCATGGCAGCTATCTCATGATTGCCGAGGAGACAGGCTACTCCCTGGGGTCCAATATCCATCTGGTCAGGAACGGCCAGGAGCTGCTCATCGACTGA